In the genome of Acidobacteriota bacterium, the window CCTCACGGCGGTATTCACCACCGATCTTGAACGTGTGGTTCGAGTAGATCTTGGTCAGGATATCGCGGAAATCGTATTGACGCTGGTTGAAAACACCCGGCGTCGTTTCCGCACGGGGAGCTCCATATCGAAGGCGGTCGCCGAAGACAGCCTCGATCTCGACTCTCGGCAGGCCAAAATCGACGTTTGGATTCGCAGCGACCTCATTGTATCCCCACTTGGTCGTGTTAAAGCGGAATTCGTTGATCATCGTGCTCGAGATCGTACGCGTGTAGATACCGCCGAGAAGGTACGTAAGCCGGTCAGACGTAAGGTCAGCCTGCGGACGGTTTTGTGCTGCCCCGTTGGTACCGAACGATATCAGCGGTGTCGCATTCGACATGAAAGTGATGCGATCCTTGTCAGAAGCCTGATAGTCGAGACGGAAAGTATACTGGTTACCCTTAAATGTGCTGTAGTTGTTGAGCGTAACGTACTGCAGATCAGCAATGCCATCGAGTCCGCCGCCAATTGTGTTGGTCGCATCTGGAACGTATGTGCCATATGTGCCGGTGATCGAGCCGACATCGAGGCCCGTTCCAACGACCTGGCAGTTCGGGCCGCCTGCATTGTATGGCGAATTCAAAAGACTGCACACCGGCGTCAGGATCTGAGCGATCCGCGGTTCGGCTGAGGCACCGCTTACGAGTGCGGCCGGAATGGTACCGGCCCTAAGCGAACCGATCTGCTGTCTGAATGTTGAGGTATCGACCCAGGTCGGGCCCGAGATGCTGTTGGTCGAGTTTTTGGTACCCTCGTACGAGAAGAAATAGAACAGCTTGTCGCGAACGATCTTGCCGCCGAAGCTGCCGCCGTACGTTTTGAAGCGATCATTGACTCGCGTCGGGTTAAGGCCCGTCAGGCCCGTGACACCCGCGATACCGCGAAAACCGTTATAAGCATTGAGCCCAGGATTGTTGATCTTAACGAAAGCGCTGCCGCTGTAGGAGTTCGTGCCGTATTTGGTGATGACCTTGACCTGAGCTCCCGAGTTGCGGCCGTCTTCTGCCGAGTAGGTGCTCGACGTGACCTGAACTTCCGAGATGCTTTCCTGGGAAGGTGTGATAACTGCGGCTCCGCCCCATGTCTGGCTGTTGACGCTGACGCCATCAATCTCAAAATTGTTCGAGGTCACACGCTGGCCGTTGGCCGAGACCTGAACCTGATTCTCGACCGCGAAGATACCATTGTTCGATCCGCCCGGGCCGGTTTGGCTCGAGTTACCGAGACGAGCTGCTCCGCCGCTTGCCGAACGAGCGCCGTCGCCAAAAACACCCGGTGCAAGCCGCACCAGATTGTAAGGATCGCGGCCAACCATCGGCAGTTCGAGGATCTCTTTATTTGTGATATTGCGGCTGAGGTTTGGAGATTCCGTTTCAAGCGTTACCGCGCTCGAACCATCAACGGTCACTTCAGCGGAAACATCTCCGGGTTCGAGAGCAACGTCGTAACGTGCGCTTGATTCGGCTGCGAGCGCAGCATTCTCAACGAGCTTTTTCTTGAAACCGCTTTTGGAAACCGTTATCCGATAGTTTCCCGGCGGCAGATTGTTAAAGCGGTAGAGCCCGCTGTCGTTCGTCTGCGTCTCGAGAGTCGCATTCGTCGCCGGATTTACCAGCGTGACACTTGCTCCCGGAACAACTGATCCGGTACTGTCCACCACGATCCCGGAAATTCCGGATCCAAATTGTGCATTCGCAATAGTTGCAAAAATGGCAACAACCGCAAACAGACAAAAACTCTTCAAAAGGCTGAACATTGCTCGCCGCATAGATTCCCTCCAAACTTAAACAACTCTGATTAGTTACTATTTTTTGATTTCCCGTAACGATTTGAAAGATAATAGCTTACCCACTATCAGGCATCACAATTTGCTCGATTTTCTGTAAGTAAATCGTTTTACTAAATCGTTTTAGTATAAATCTTATAGCATCCGTCAAAATTGATTGTCAAGAGATAATAAGAGGGCTTAATAGATTTTTATGCCGCGATCTACGGTCAAATTGGACTGACCAATTTCGCAGGCGTTTTAGGATCATTTGGATGGTTGCCGGGAAGGAGCAAACGAGCTCCTTCCCCTACGAACTCTATCTAACTTCCCCGTTAAAAACTCAACCGGATCTGAAACTCACCCGTACGGCCCGCAAGGGCTGAAGTTGCCTTACCGAATGTAGAGAGAGCGATACGGGTCGGATCTGAGTTTGAGTTGAACGGGGCGAGATTCAGCGTGTTCAAGATGTTGAAAAAATTGAACCGCAGATCGACTTTCGCATTTTCGCCGAGCACGCGTATCGACGGCAGCCCAAATGATTTTGCGAACGCCATATCGAGCGAGGTATATCGCGGACCACGAAACACGTTACGTCCGATCCCCGGTTTGTTAGCGAACGGCGGAGCATTAAATGGGATCACCGTATTGAAGTAGCGGTTGCACCCGGGAGCAACGTTGCAATCGGCACCGGGAATATATGCGTTCGGGAAAATGCCGCCAGCCGAGAGGAAGTTCGCGTTTGTATTAGCCAAAGGCTGCTGTCCTGTGTAACTCAGCGGCCGCGGATCGCAGAAATTATTAGTTGTCGTTCCGAGCAAACAGCCAAACGCTTTCGGCGTCCACGGGAAACCCGTGTGATGCGTGATGATCGCATTTATCTGGAAGCCGCCCAGGAGTTTGCCTTTCCAGTCCGTGCGGTTGTTGAAGAATGGCAGTTCCCACAACGCCGAACCTGTAATATTGTGCTTTACGTCAAAATCCGACGGCCCGCGTTCTTCGCCTTGATCGACGGGAAAACTCTGGTTCGTAGCACCGGTCGGTCCTTCGAACGAGACGGTGTCGATGCTCTTGCTGAAGCGATAATTGACGTCAAAGCTTACCTGTTTCATGAATCGGCCTTGAATGCGGGCGATCATCGCGTTGTAATTCGCGTTTACGTCCGGACTGGCATAATAGGCAGCAAAAATAGCCGGATTTGTTGATGGCCCGGTAATATGGAGCGGCAGGATCCTGACAAAGTGCCGGCTGGCACTTCCCTGATAGCCAAGCGTCGCCACCATATTCAATGGCAGTTCATACTGTGCCTCAAGTGAGTAGCGATAGACATATGCTGTCGGCAGGCTCTGCGGCGACGCATAAATTTCGATCGAGCCATTATTCGGCAAACCGTTCGTCGCATTTATACCGCCGCCGAGGACAGGATTTCTCGGATAACCTGTGATCGACCCGTTCGTGCTCGCAACATACGTGATCTGGCCGCCAACGAACGGTGTACCAAAATCGCTGGTGGACGTACCGCAGCAGATGCCGAAGTTGAAGCCATTCGGTGGATTGCGACGAGCGTTTGCGAGCAGTGCGTTAGGCAAACGGTCATAGCCGATACCGCCGCCGCCGCGAAACACGAGCTTATTTGCAAAATACTGCGGGCTCCACGCAAATCCGATCTGCGGGCCGAAATTGTTCAGGTCTTTCTTGTAGAAGAGCTTAGCGGTCGAGATCTTAGCGCCTGCAAGGCCGCCGTTCGCATCCGGGATCAAATTGCCGAGCACGCCGTCGCTCGCGGTGATCGGCGAATAGTAGGACCAGCGAAGTCCCAGATTCAGCGTGAGATTTGGACGTAGCTTCCAGTCGTCCTGGGCAAAAAATGCCAATTCGCTGGTGGTGAATTTGGTGTTATTCGCCGCCGGAGTTCCGGTCTGATCGGCAGTGATCTGTTCGAAGATCGGCGTGCCGTTGGCAAAGTTCCACGGGCGAACGAATGAATATAGCGGACGTGCTCCGCCCGGTTCTCCGTTGTTGTTAAGATCGCGGCGATATTCCGCTCCAAATTTGGAAACGTGATTTCCCCAGATCTTCGTTAAGTTGTCTCTGAAATCGAACTGTTTTTCGGTGATCACTCCCGGAGTATTCGGGCTTCGAGGTGCTCCATATCGAAGCCGGTCGCCGAAGATACCTTCGATCTCCACTCTTGGCAGGCCGAAATCTGCCTGTGGATTAGACGCCGTCTCGTCGAATCCCCAACGGGTCATGTTAAAGCGTGCTTCGTTGACCATCGTCGACGAAATAGCCCGGGTGTAGATGAACGCCAGAGCGTAGCTCAGACGCTTGGAATTGATATCCGCCATCGGACGTGTCTGGGCACTTGCGTCTGAAGTAAACGCCGTGGTCGGCACGATGAATGACGAGAATGCGAGCTTATCCTTCTGCGAAACCTGGTAATCGAGCCGCGTGAAATACTGATTTCCGCTAAACGTTTTCGGAGCCGTAAGCTGGGCAAACTGCAGATCTGCGATGCCGTCAAATCCACCGCCTGAATTCAAGCCGAGCGGAACATAAGTCCCGTACGTGCCCGTGATCGAACCAATATCAAATCCATTTCCGACAACCTGACATGGAATAAAAATTCCTGCGGTCGCACAGGTGCGGCTCAAAATGTTAGCTACTCGAGGCCTCGCTCCAACACCGGTCAGGAGGCGGGCTGTGACGGTATTTGGCCTGGCTGCAATTATGCCGCTTCTGAACGAATCCGTATCGATGAGAGCATCGAACGTGTTCGAACTGTTTTCCTTTAAGCCTTCGTATGAGAAGAAAAAGAAGAGCTTGTCCTTGACGATCGGGCCGCCGAAGCTGCCGCCAAATGTTTTGAATTTTCTCTCGACGCGTGTCGGAAGCGTCGGCGATCCGGCGGCTCCGTAGAATTTGTTAAATGAGTTGAGCGACGGATCGTTGATCTTGTAAAAACCGCTGCCGTGCCACTGGTTCGTGCCGTTTTGTGAAACGACCCGGATCTGAGCACCGCTGTTGCGGCCATCCTCAGCGGAATATGTGCTGGAGGTCACCTGAACCTCTTTTACGCTCTCCTGGCTTGGCGTGATCACGGCCGCGCCGCCCCACGTCTGGCTGTTGACGCTGGTTCCGTCGATCTGGTAGTTATTTGCCGAAACTCGCTGCCCGTTCGCCGAGATCGGCTGCGCATTCTCGGTCTGAAAGATCGAGTTGTCCGATCCCCCGGGGCCACTTGTGTTTGGCAAACGAACAGATTCGCCCCCCGCACCGCGGGCACCCGCACCGAATACGCCCGGAGCAAGCCGCGCCAGTTCGTACGGATCGCGTCCGGCTTGCGGCAGCCTCAGAACTTCTTCCGTGCTGATCGTTTTCCTGATGTTTGCATCCTCTGTCTGCAATCCCAGATCTTCCGCCTGAACCGTTACCGTCTCGCTGATCACGCCTGCCTCGAGCGTTACGTCCTGGCCTTTGATCGATTCCGCATCGACCTGAAGATTCTCAACCACACGCTTCTTAAATCCCGGCTGCTCGACCGAAACTGTATAAGCTCCGGGAGCAAGATTGGAGAACCGGTAGAAGCCGTCCTCGCTGGTCTGCGTTTTCTGAGCCTGGTTGGTCTCTTTATTCAAGAGCGTGACAGTTGCGCCCGAGACGGTACCGCCGCTGCTGTCAGTGACTGTTCCCTGTACACCGGCTCTGAACTGAGCGTGGCCGACAACGGTCATTATCACTACTAAAAGCAGTCCGGCAAACACATTGATAGGTCTGAAATGAGATCGAAACATGAGATCCTCCTTGTTCTGCGGCCCCTGGGGTCTGGGTCTGCTGGGGTGCCGGAACTCGCCGGCATCGAATGCAAACCCATCGGGCGTAGCTAGATGGGCAAACGGGTATTTTAGGTAAATCGTTTTACTACTGAACAGTAAGCACCTTGTAGATTTGTAAGTCAAGACAAATCTTCCATAACAACCACTTATTATTGGTATGACCAATTACGATGGCTTATTATGAGTCGTTTTTTGGAAGCATGTGACAGGCCATCTTGAATTCGTTGCCGGATGTATGACAATATCTGAGGCAATGCCTAAGAACGCAGAAAAAGAGGCTCCCAAAAGTGGTTCGGGCCGCAACGGCGACCCGGTAAGCCTGAAAGATCTGGCTCTCCACCTAGGCCTTTCGCCGACGACGCTTTCGCTCGTGCTGAATGATTCGCCGCAGGCAGCATCGATCCCCGCGGAGACAAAAAAACGCATTTTCGACGGCGCTCGTGAATTAAATTACCGGCCGAATTACCTTGCTCGCTCACTCCGCGTACAGAAGACCAACACCATCGGCGTCATCGTCCCTGAACTGAGCGACGGATACTCGGCGATGGTCTTGAACGGCGTCGAGTCGGCTCTTTCGACTGCCGATTATTTTTATTTGACGGCGAGCCACCTGCACCGGGAAGATCTGCTCGAAAAGCTGCCGCGGCTACTGATCGAACGCCAGGTCGAGGGAATTATCGCGGTTGACACGCCCATCCGGTTTACGCCAACAATACCGATCGTCAATGTTTCAGGGCACGAGGAGATCGCCGGCGTGACCAACGTCGTACTAAATCACCAGCACGCAGCCGAACTCGGCATCGGCCATCTCTACAATCTCGGCCACCGTCGCATAGCCGCCATTAAGGGCCAGGATTTCAGCTCGGACACTAAGGTTCGTTGGAAAACAATGAACGAAGCAGCGAATAAACGAGGCATCTCGCTCGATCCGGCATTGACCGTCCAGCTCCAGGGCGATACGCCATCGCCCGAGGTTGGTTACACCGCAATGAAATCACTGCTCGCGAGCGGCGAGAGATTTACGGCCGTGCTGGCGTTCAATGATATTTCGGCGATCGGTGCGATCAGGGCTTTGGAGGAAATGGGTTTACGTGTCCCGGCTGACGTTTCGGTACTGGGATTTGACGATATTTACGCTGCCGCATTCCATAATCCGGCGTTGACGACGATTCGCCAACCGCTCTTCGAAATGGGAAATCTCGCCGCCCGTACGCTGCTCGAACGTCTCGCCAACCGCGGTGAAAGCAGCGTCGCCAAGACCGTCGGTGTCGAACCGACCATTATCGTGAGGCAATCGACCTCGCGCGTATCGCAATCATGAAGAAATTTGTTCTAACCGTTCTGTTCTTTGTTATAGCCGCGGTTTCAGCCGCGGGTCAAGCTCTGTACACCCGCGAAAAAGAGTGGGCGAATGAGATCAATGCCTTCCTCGAGATCGATAAAAAACAAAATCCGCCAAAAGATCCGATAGTTTTCACCGGTAGTTCCACCATCAGGATGTGGACGAGCCTGCGGCAGGATTTTCCGACGGTAAATGTGATGAATCGCGGCTTCGGCGGCTCGCGGCTCGATGATCTCGTTTTCTTCGCACCAAAGATCGTCGCTCCGTACAAACCGAAGATGATCGTCGTCTATTCAGGCGAAAATGACATTGAGGCAAAAGACCCTGCGGAGAACGCCCTTGAGGATTTCAAAGCGTTTGTCGCCTTTCGCGACAAGGCTTTGCCAAAAACACCGGTCATCTATATATCGATGAAACCCAGCATCCTACGCTGGAGTCTCTGGCCCGAAATGAAACGCGGCAACGACCTCATCCGCAACGAGATCGCCAAACACAAAAACGTCCGCTACGTCGACATCTCCGTCCCAATGCTCGGCCCGAACGGCGAAAAACCGCCGGCTGACATCTTCGTCGCCGACGGCCTACACCTTAATGCAAAAGGCTACGCAATAATAACCAAAGCCCTAAAGCCTTTCCTGAAATAACCACTGGAGCGCAAGCGAGACGCTAGCGAACCATCGTTATCTCACTCACGCCATCGGGAATTTCCGCCTTTACTCGCTTGGTCGCCGTGTCATAAGTAAATTTGATCTCACGCCCATCCGCCGCCATTTGCTTCGGCTGAGCAGCTACGCCGATGACCTCGATAAATTTCAAAGTTTGACCTTTGAACTCACCCGATCGACTGATCTTTATCGATCCCGGACGATGCTCAAAATTCAGGGTTCTCCACCCATTCTTCTGATACCCATAGCCATCTCCCGCGTCCTGATAAAGTGTCGCCGTACCAACCTTTTCCGGCGTAATTCCTGCGATGACCGTCAACGTCACAGGCTGCAAGGGCATTTCACCGGTATTCTGGATCACGCCCTGCGTCGGTATCATCGCTCCAGCACGGCCAAAAATAAGCAGCCGATCGAGCGGCGTGTCAACGGTGTATTCGGCTCCGCCCGCGAGCTTTTCGCCGGTCCACCAATTGACCCAATCCGTTCCCGCCGGTAAATAAACTCTCCGCGAACGCAAGCCTTCTTTCACGACCGGAGCAACCAGCAGATCGCTGCCGACGAGGTATTCATCCGAGACGAGGTACGTCTTTTTATCCGCCGGAAATTCGTACCACAACGGCCGCATGATCGGCGCTCCGGTGTTTTCATGCTCTTTGAAAAGCGTGTAAAGATAGGGTAGAGATTTGTATCGCAGTTCGACCGTCGAACGGTTTATCGCGGTAAATTCATCCCCGTATTCCCAAGGCTCTTTGTTCCCTGCCCAGCCAACTGAATGTGAACGGAAAAACGGCGTCAATGCCGCCGCCTGCATCCATCGGGCATATAGTTCGCCGCTCGGACGGTCATTAAATCCGCCGACATCGCCGCCAACGAATGGAACGCCCGAGACGCTCATGTTCGTCAGCATCGGGATCGTCATCGCAAGGTGATCCCAGCTCGCATAATTATCACCCGTCCATACCGCCGAGAACCGCTGAATTCCGGCAAAACCCGCGCGAGTCAGCACAAATGGCCGTTTTTCCGGAGCGAGTTTCTTAACGCCTTCAAAACTCGAGCGTGCCATCTGCATTCCAAAAACGTTGTGATAGCGCTTGTGCGTGTCCGGCAATCCGTCGCCTTTGTGCGGCGTGTCGTACGGGAAAGTCTTCGCCGGATGATGCAAAACCTCGGGCTTTTCGGTCTTGTCGTTCATGAAAACTCCGGGCTCGTTCATATCATTCCAAAACCCGGCAATACCTTCCGCGATGTGCCCTTTATACTGCTTGCCGAACCAATCGCGCGCCTTCGCATCCGTAAAATCCGGAAAGGCGCTCGCCTGAGGCCAGACATCGCGGTTCAGTTCGGTTCCGTCGGGATTCTTCACGAAAATCCCTTCCTTTTTACCGTCGCTGTAAACGTCGTATTTATCGACGACCTTGATGCCCGGATCGATGATCAAAACCGTCTGGATACCGTCTTTTTTCAGGTCCGCAACCAGCTTCGGCGGGTCAGGAAACCGTTTTTTATCCCAGGTAAAAACGCGATAGCCGTCCATGTAGTCGATATCGAGATACAGTACATCAAGCGGGATCTTGCGACTGCGAAAGCCATCCGCGATCTCGCGAACGCGCGATTCAGGAAAATACGACCACCGCGATTGCTGATTCCCCAGAGCCCAGATCGGCGGCAGGGGTGTTTTGCCGGTCAGGGTTGCGTAATCGGCGAGAACTTCCTTCGGCGACTTGTCCTTTGATCCGGTGAAAACGAAATAATCGAGTTCTCCGCCGTCTGCTCCGAATGAGTATTTACCGGGCGATCTCGCCCCCATATCGAACCAAGTGCGAAACGTATTATTAAAAAATAACCCATACGCCCGCCCTTCATGGAGTGCTGTAAAAAACGGGATCGACTGATATATCGGGTCGGTACCGATCGGATACGAGAACGTGTCCGTGTTCCAGTTGACGATAAATTTCCCGTTCCTCGACATCTCAGCAAACGCCTTTTCGCCGAAGCCGTAATAGGTCTCGACCTCGCTCCGCCGCATCATCGTGGTTTTGATCTCGCCGGTCGCTAAGTTGAATGCGGTCGGGTCGGATCCGTCGTTTTGAATCACGGTATTCCCTTTGTCGTCGATAACGCTGACCGAGAACGATCCTTTTTGGATCACGGCCTTCGTACCGTCAGCTTTGGTGAGCGTGATCGTGGACGCAGTTTGCGAAACGGTGATTTTCGTATCTGCAAACTTCGCGGCAGGATCGATCGCGAAAGAAAAATCGCCTTCGAATTTCCCGCTCGGGGCAACTCTAACCCGGATCACATTCGCCCCGAAAAATTCGACCAGAACTTTCGCCTTGCTTGATGTGTCGAGTACCACGCCGTTGGCTTTAGAATTCGTGACCTTAGTCACGCGGCCGACGGTTTCCCACGCGGCAAAAACGCTGCTGCAAAGAAACAAAATAAGGAGAAAAGTTGACGCTATTCCTTGGTTTATCCGATGGGTTTTCTGCTTGCTCATATTGTTCGAGTTGGTTTTATTTTAAATCGCTCGCTCGAATAACTTATACTTGATTTCTATGTCCGAATCCATTGCCATCGAATCAACTTTAAGTGAAAGCCGTCTTTTTCCGCCACCGCCTGAGTTTGCGGAAAACGCTCATATCAAAAGCTTTGCGGACTACGAAGCCCTGTATGCAGAGGCGGCGGCGGACGTTCCGGCTTTCTGGGCTAAGCAGGCGGAAAGTCTCGATTGGTTCAAAAAATGGGACACGGTCCTCGAGTGGAACGAGCCGTTTGCAAAATGGTTTGTCGGCGGCAAGATCAACATTTCCTACAACTGCCTCGACCGGCATCTCGCGACCTCGCGTAAGAATAAGGCCGCGATCATCTGGGAAGGCGAGACCGGCGAGATCAAGACAATCACATATCTCCAACTTCATCAGGAAGTCTCACGGTTTGCCAATGTCCTGAAAAAACTCGGTGTCAAAGCCGGCGACCGCGTCGCATTGTACATGCCGCTCCTTCCCGCCCTCTCGGTCGCGATGCTGGCGTGTGCGCGGATCGGTGCGGCTCATACGGTCATTTTCGGCGGATTTTCGGCGGATGCGATTCGCGACCGCGTCAATGACTGCGGCTGCAAACTCATCGTTACCGCCGATGGAGGCTATCGCCGCGGAGCTGAGATCAAACTCAAAGACGTCGTCGACGAAGCAGTCGTGGGATGTCCCGGCGTCGAAAACGTCGTCGTGTTCCAGCGAACAAACTCCAAAGTCTCTATGACGCCCGGCCGCGATCACTGGTGGCACGAACTGACCAAGATCGTCGGTGCCGATTGCCCTGCCGAGGAACTCGACAGCGAACATCCGCTCTTTATTCTTTACACTTCGGGCACGACCGGCAAGCCAAAAGGCATCCTGCACACGACCGGCGGCTACCTGACGCAAACAGCATACACCTCGAAGATCGTTTTCGACCTGAAGGACGACGATATTTTCTGGTGCACGGCCGACATCGGCTGGGTCACGGGCCACAGCTACGTCGTTTACGGGCCGCTGGCGAATGGAGCGACGGTTTTCATGTACGAGGGAGCTCCGAACTATCCCGATCTCGACCGATTCTGGGACATTATCGAGCGGCACAAGATCAATATCTTTTACACCGCACCGACCGCGATCCGCGCGTTCATTAAATGGGGCGAGCAATATCCGCTCAAACACGATCTGTCGTCATTAAGACTTCTCGGAACTGTCGGCGAGCCGATCAATCCGGAAGCCTGGATGTGGTATCACGCGATCATCGGCAAACGAAAATGCCCTATCGTCGACACCTGGTGGCAGACCGAAACAGGTTCGATAATGATCAGCCCGCTCCCCGGAGCAACTCCGACCACGCCGGGAACCGCGACGCGTCCGATCCCGGGAATTATGCTCGACATAGTCACAAAAACAGGCAAACCGGTCGGCCCGAACGAGGGCGGCTACCTTGTCGCGACACATCCATGGCCCTCGATGCTTCGCACGCTCTGGGGCGATGACGAACGCTACAAGCAGGCATATTGGTCCGAAATTCCGGGTTTCTATTTCGCCGGCGACGGAGCACGCCGCGACCAGCACGGCTATTACTGGATCATGGGCCGAGTCGATGACGTGATCAACGTCAGCGGCCACCGCCTCGGCACCGCCGAGATCGAATCAGCGCTCGTCTCGCACGAATCCGTCGCCGAAGCCGCCGTCGTAGGCCGTCCCGACGATCTCAAAGGCCAGGCGATCGCCGCATTTGTGACACTCGAAGGTACTCACGTCGGCAGCGACGAGCTCAAAGAAACCCTGCGAGCCCACGTCGCCCACGAGATCGGCTCACTCGCCAAACCCGACGACATCCGCTTCACCGACATGCTGCCAAAGACGCGCTCCGGCAAGATCATGCGGCGCCTATTGCGCGAACTTGCCGCCGGAGGAAAGGTCGCGGGCGACGTAACGACGCTCGAAGATCTGTCTGTTTTAGAGAAATTGCGGCAGGATGAGGAGTGAAGGTGATCAAATACCTTCCCGAACTCTTATTCGATTTTCCTCAACTATCCAGAGCCGTCCCTGTAAAGGTTCTTCATCGAGTAGAGGAATCAGCCTTGTAACGTAGTCGATCACCGTAGCTTTGTCCTGTTGGCGGCTTCTAATTACAATGAGACCAAAATGTCTGTCAGGTGGATATGCTCGAATATCACTGAAATCCAGATCAAGCGTGATGAGGGCACGAGACTCCGCGGAGCAAACGGACAATAGGCGGTTATCCTCCTCGCCGACCATGTTCTGCTCGAAAACAGTCATCGCCTCATGGCCCGCTGATCTCAGAATAGAAGCCACTTCAACCGGCAGATTCTCATCGATCTTAAATCTCATGCGGCGGCCTGATCCGGAAAGAGAATTACCCTTTCCTTTGACAGCTCTGCTGCATACGCAAAAACTGCCTGGATATCCAGAGGCTGTAGGGAGGGATAGCTGGCGAGGATCTCAGATGTCGATACATTCGAAGCAAGATTGTCGAGTATTACCGAAACCATCACCCGGGTGCCTTTGATGCAAGCCTGCCCGTGGCAAACCGTCGCATCTGTCGAAATTCTGTCTCGCCAATTCATACCGTATTTCCTCCTGACCGAGATTATATCATCTCGAATTGTTCGCCCGATCATCGCGGCCAAACATTTGGTAGAATTTATAAATGAGTGAAAATCCTCCGCAATCACCCACTACCGAACTCGCCGAAACTGGCCGCGAATTTTACCGTCGCGGCTGGGCGCGTGGGGCGAGTGGGAATTTCAGCATTCTGCTGGCGCGCAAGCCGCTTCGGCTTTGCATCACGGCTGCCGGCAATGAAAAAGGCGCTCTTGATGAGACGAATTTTCTTGAGATAGATGACGATGCCGAGATCCTTCAAGGCTTTGGGCGGCCTTCGGATGAGACAGTTTTGCACCTTTCGATCTATCGATTGAGGCCGAAGGCACGCTGCATTCTCTATTCCCAGACCGTCTGGGGAATGCTGCTCGCTGACAAATATTTCGTTGACGGCTCTATAGTGATGCAGGGCTACGAAGCCCTGAAGGGCCTCTCTGGCCGTACCACTCACGACGAGATCGAACGCATCCCGATCGTCGAAAACGCCCAGGATCAGATCGCCCTCTCGCACGTCATCGAAAACGTTCTGCTCGAAAACCCCACGATCCACGGCATCTACATCCGCCGTCACGGCCTCTACACCTGGGGCGAAACCGTCGAAGACGCGAGGAAGAATGTGGATATATTTGAATTTATGTTCGAGGTTTTAGGACGCGGCACTCGGTAACATAAGTCAGAACCGCCTGCGTAAGCGGGCGGAAGCAACGCGATCATTTAGAACGATTTGTTCAACACGCGAAGCTTACTCCCCAACGTCGTTCCGCCCGCTTACGCAGGCGGTTTTGACCCGGTCGACAATTCAATCAAAATACAGCCAATAATGCTTTGCGCATCCGGGATTAAACCCGCTCCTGCACTGCGGGCAAATCGAATCACATTCAAAATAATCGGTGATCCTCAGCTGCTTCCCGCATTTACCGCATAAGATCGCCTTTGCGTCGCGTTCGCCAATCGGCCAAACCGCCGGCTCGTGATTGGCAACTGCGGCGTGACACTCAAAACA includes:
- a CDS encoding TonB-dependent receptor, which produces MRRAMFSLLKSFCLFAVVAIFATIANAQFGSGISGIVVDSTGSVVPGASVTLVNPATNATLETQTNDSGLYRFNNLPPGNYRITVSKSGFKKKLVENAALAAESSARYDVALEPGDVSAEVTVDGSSAVTLETESPNLSRNITNKEILELPMVGRDPYNLVRLAPGVFGDGARSASGGAARLGNSSQTGPGGSNNGIFAVENQVQVSANGQRVTSNNFEIDGVSVNSQTWGGAAVITPSQESISEVQVTSSTYSAEDGRNSGAQVKVITKYGTNSYSGSAFVKINNPGLNAYNGFRGIAGVTGLTGLNPTRVNDRFKTYGGSFGGKIVRDKLFYFFSYEGTKNSTNSISGPTWVDTSTFRQQIGSLRAGTIPAALVSGASAEPRIAQILTPVCSLLNSPYNAGGPNCQVVGTGLDVGSITGTYGTYVPDATNTIGGGLDGIADLQYVTLNNYSTFKGNQYTFRLDYQASDKDRITFMSNATPLISFGTNGAAQNRPQADLTSDRLTYLLGGIYTRTISSTMINEFRFNTTKWGYNEVAANPNVDFGLPRVEIEAVFGDRLRYGAPRAETTPGVFNQRQYDFRDILTKIYSNHTFKIGGEYRREVNNSAAPGGARPLYSFTRMWNFANGTPVFEAINADATGTPRANEVPFNTSNIGAFFQDNWKFRPNLTLNLGLRWEYLAPIKVTGGNQLGRLKLGTNGLNDAVIEKVTTFTDPDYNNFAPQLGFAWSPKKFAEKMVIRGGGGVGYDRLASALFSNARFAPPNAARYSICCGNSGNNGVTGATTGTIQFVRSADGTITGYPRNPTLGGGFAANGGPNFGQVEIYSTYADLPTAWVARYSTEIQYELPWKFVATAGYQGSKGSRFVRILPLHQILSSTAAPTFRLVYFASPDVNTSYNALVTGLRRNFSKSFNVNINYKFSKSLDTVSVEAPCACTNQTYSYDNGEEKGPSDFDVTHYFNASGTWEPSFFKGRKDIFGDLLSGWSFSPIVTWRGGFPWTPVINGGIRLSTETTSIGVIRPRQWFGTAPLGNSNSDFEAGGQFPGGLIPGAACNNITTTPAGCSRYFLTTVNGTNPADNRPGIGRNVFRGPRYFNVDMSIAKSFNISSLAAVNSILGERAKLDIRFNFFNLLNNLNFASFNYNTNSTRADNAQFGVPTAALAGRVGEFQARFSF
- a CDS encoding TonB-dependent receptor, whose translation is MFRSHFRPINVFAGLLLVVIMTVVGHAQFRAGVQGTVTDSSGGTVSGATVTLLNKETNQAQKTQTSEDGFYRFSNLAPGAYTVSVEQPGFKKRVVENLQVDAESIKGQDVTLEAGVISETVTVQAEDLGLQTEDANIRKTISTEEVLRLPQAGRDPYELARLAPGVFGAGARGAGGESVRLPNTSGPGGSDNSIFQTENAQPISANGQRVSANNYQIDGTSVNSQTWGGAAVITPSQESVKEVQVTSSTYSAEDGRNSGAQIRVVSQNGTNQWHGSGFYKINDPSLNSFNKFYGAAGSPTLPTRVERKFKTFGGSFGGPIVKDKLFFFFSYEGLKENSSNTFDALIDTDSFRSGIIAARPNTVTARLLTGVGARPRVANILSRTCATAGIFIPCQVVGNGFDIGSITGTYGTYVPLGLNSGGGFDGIADLQFAQLTAPKTFSGNQYFTRLDYQVSQKDKLAFSSFIVPTTAFTSDASAQTRPMADINSKRLSYALAFIYTRAISSTMVNEARFNMTRWGFDETASNPQADFGLPRVEIEGIFGDRLRYGAPRSPNTPGVITEKQFDFRDNLTKIWGNHVSKFGAEYRRDLNNNGEPGGARPLYSFVRPWNFANGTPIFEQITADQTGTPAANNTKFTTSELAFFAQDDWKLRPNLTLNLGLRWSYYSPITASDGVLGNLIPDANGGLAGAKISTAKLFYKKDLNNFGPQIGFAWSPQYFANKLVFRGGGGIGYDRLPNALLANARRNPPNGFNFGICCGTSTSDFGTPFVGGQITYVASTNGSITGYPRNPVLGGGINATNGLPNNGSIEIYASPQSLPTAYVYRYSLEAQYELPLNMVATLGYQGSASRHFVRILPLHITGPSTNPAIFAAYYASPDVNANYNAMIARIQGRFMKQVSFDVNYRFSKSIDTVSFEGPTGATNQSFPVDQGEERGPSDFDVKHNITGSALWELPFFNNRTDWKGKLLGGFQINAIITHHTGFPWTPKAFGCLLGTTTNNFCDPRPLSYTGQQPLANTNANFLSAGGIFPNAYIPGADCNVAPGCNRYFNTVIPFNAPPFANKPGIGRNVFRGPRYTSLDMAFAKSFGLPSIRVLGENAKVDLRFNFFNILNTLNLAPFNSNSDPTRIALSTFGKATSALAGRTGEFQIRLSF